The sequence cgtttattcatttccatatttgAATGAACATACCTATTTACTCACTGTGTTAATTAtgtttaataattttatttttaatgaaaaacagtcctggtgaagggtctcagcccgaaacgtcgactgtttattcatctccacagacgctgcctgacctgctgagttccctcattTTGAGTCTGTTGCCCCAGAAGTCTTTCGTTATACCTGTACCTCACCAGATATGGACATGAGAATACACTGGAAATGACGTGATTTTTAATTGGAACTGTGACAGTCAGGACATATTTGCAAACAGTTTATCGAAGGCTTTCTTCTCTGGTTCACTTCAGTTATAACCTCACTTCGTTCCAGCAAATGCTTTGCTGATCCACATTCCAATAGCTGCCATCTCTTGTGTTCTCATTCTTCCTCACACCAGCAAGGTGACGGAGCAACTTCAGAAACCTTTGGCCAGCCCACAGCTGGAGtacagtgtccagttctggtctccacactacaggaaggaggtgACGTTGCCCGGGATGGAGCGTTTCGGTTACGAGGAGCGACCGGAGAGGCAGCGTCTGTTCTCTGGAAAGACCTGATGGGGGGGgctggggtggggtgaggtgggggggtgggtcaaGAATCACATCGCGATCGAGCTGTCCTATCTGGTCGCCATGGCAATGAGGAAGCCGGGCCCAAGAGGAGGTGAACCAACTTGGCCTGgactcactcagagggtcgtttGAACTGGGGCAAGTTTTTCTTGATAGGACGCTGTCGGGCGACTGCGGGGAAATATTCAGTTAGCTGCTCAGGGGATGAACAGATCACCGGCAAATAGGTggctggggagggggggatcAGTGGTTGGCTATCAGCCGAGAATTCTGGTTCACTAGGCCTTGAACAGTAGGCCTTGTAGGACTGGAACAATGGCAGGCAAAGCGGGGGAGGTGAAATGGGTGTGATAATGGCGGGAGGTGACAGAAGGCAATATGGAGTATAGGGTACCAATAACAGGACAGAGCGAGGAGCCTGCACTGGGGGGACCAGAGGGAGAGCCCTCACACACTGGCAACCGTCCTGGAGATGGTCTTGATGTGGGTGCTGCAGGCTGACTCTGTTGGCTCCTCAGCAAAGGCCAAACGGAGCGAGCTGGACAGGGAGCGCCGGAAGACCTGGCGGAAGTCACGGCCAGCGAAGACATAGAGGATGGGGTTCAGGGCGCTGTTGAGGGAGGCTAGGCCAACGGACAACGTATCCCAGATGAAGGCCACTTGATGTTTGAAGAAAGCCTGAGCTAGGCCGCAGATGTGGTATGGGAGCCAGCAGATGAAAAAGGCGGCAACTACAAATGCAATGAGGCGGATAGGCTTCCTGGTCTTGCTGGACTTGGCAAACTTGCCCCTCTGCAGCTTTCGGCCGATCAGAAGGTAGCAGGATGCCATGatgaggaaggggaagatgaaggcaaagagGGCCCGTGTCacctccaccacctccaccacctcccTGGTCCGGTCTCCAAAATATGTCCCGGTGTAGTTAATGGTGCAGAAAATTAAGCCGAACTCAGAATCTATGTTCATCTGCCGTGTCAGCAGAGTGGGCAGGCACATGAGGAAGGCGAGGCTCCAGGCCCCAAGGCAGGCCGCACGCACCCAAGGCAGGGACcggtgagtctgggaccagatgGGCCTAGTGACGGCCAGACAGCGGTCGATGCTGATCAGGGTCAATAGGAAGACACTGGCGTACATGTTGAGGACGATGGCCGAGGGAAGGAGCTTACAGAGGACATTGTCTCTCGGCCAGGTGTTTTCCAGGGCAACTTTAGCCAtctggaaggggagggtgaggcaGTAGGTCAGGTCTGCcacagccaggttcaggaaccacaCCGTGTTGACACTTCGCTTCATCTTGAAGCCTGTCACCCAGATGACAGCACCGTTGCCAGGGACCCCCAACAGGAAAGTGAGGGCGTAGACAAAGATGGACAAGATGGAGGATGCTGGCAGATGGGTCCTATAATCCACAGGTAAGTTCTCATAGGAGTAGTTTTCAAAGGAAGTTGTGTTGTAAAAGTAATAATCTCCAGAATAGTCCATGCTGAGCTGGAAGAGAAGATATTGTGGAGGTGAGAGAGGttgggagtggagggaggggacaaGAAGAGAGATGGGTGAGGGaaagaaaagggaaggagagagatgggtgaggggaaaaaggaggcagggagagatagggagggaaaagagggaaGATAGGGTAAAAAGAGAGCTTCATGGGAGAGGAGAGGTAGGTAAAGATGATGGAGGCCAAAAGGGGAGtgaagggagaaagggagggggagtggaaTGAACAACAGAGGAGGAACTGAAACGGCTGGATGAGGAGGTCCGAAGGGAGGATGTGAAGGGAAGAGAGGTGGATGGGTAAGGGGAGGATGGTGGGGCAGAGGAGACAGGGAAGGGAGGACAGGTGAAGATTGGTGAAGATGATGGGGGATGAGGAATGAGGATAGatgagggaaggaaagaggagagaaatgggagagggagggagtagacaaggtgaggggaggaggggagagaagtggaagatggagggcgagggggaagagggaaggggaggggaaatgggaaggagagaaggatgagggaaggggagagtgaaggaGACGGGGATGATGAaaaagaaagaggggaggaggggaagggaagaggaggaagaggaagaggagaaaggggagggggtggggaggacatgagaggaaggggtggaagagaaagggaaggggaggaggaggtgggaatgggaggggaggaggagggaagaggtggaggaggaagggtgaggaagagggaggaagaagaagagtgaggggaaaaaggaagagggaggggaaggaggaagatggaatgggaggaggaggagagggtgcaaggaagtgcagggtgtacagggaggaggagggtggaaagggaggaggtaaaggaaGAAAGAGGGGAGGAAGAGAAGGGCAGGAATGGGAAGGGctagaagggaagggaagaagaggaggagggaaggggtaggtgaacaggagggaaggggagggtgaacaggaCTGGGAGTTGTAGGGAACGGAAGGAAGGGAGGATAAAAGAGGGAGTGGAAGAAGAGagtgggaggaagaggagggaggggaaggaagagcagtgaaggggagaagagaaggggaggaggagggaatgggaggggaggaggagggaatgggaggggaggaggagggatggggatggggaggaggagggaaggggagggggaggagggaaggggaggggaggaggagggaaggggaggggaggaggagggatggggatggggagggggaagaagagttAAGCTGGAAGCATTGCGTAGGAGACGGAAATGGAGGGGTGAAgctaaagggaaggagggaaggggtgagatggGGTGCAGTGATGGGAGGTTGCAGTAAGTGTCAGGGACAAGCAAAGAGAAACGGGGACAGAGGATGTGAGATGGAGTGGGGAAAAGGTTTGAATGCAGGAATGATGAAAAGAATAAGGAGGGaaagaggggaaggtgagtgacaaAGGGTGGAGGGGGTAGGGGAAGAGATGGAGAGGTGGGAAAAACAAAAAAGGGTGGGGTGAAGGTTTGAAGGGGGTGGGAAGGAGACGGATCCTAGGTGGAGTTACGGAGAACATAGGCCAAGGACAACAGAGGTCGGGGGTGAAATGGGAGGGAAAAGGTGGGGTGGAAGAGGGGAtcggagggggatggagagaagaAGAGAACtgggaagagaaagagggagagggaaaaggggaaagacagaggggaaggaggaagaaaatgggaagagggagggaagaaggggatgaggaagagctgggaagaggggagaagagggaggaaggagaggtgggaaaggaagggaaatgtggggaggaaagggaaaggggagagggaggaatatgagagaggaagaggggaaggggagcgaGGATGTCGAGTACAGAAGGaacagggaggggaggggaatgggagtgagcagggagagagatggggattgaaCAAGGGAAAGAGGTGAAGGTGGAAAAGAAGGGTAAGGGCAGGGTAAGGGGAAAAGACAGAAAGGATGGAGGTCACaaccatctccccctcactgcccctcctGCCCCACAACGCTCACTCCTCACCAGCCCGCACATGGCGCATTGGCTCTCCTCCCTGTCAGCCCCCTCCAGCCCCACAGCAGAGACGGGAAATGGacggggaaggggaagaaagtggccttcagcgtgacgctccctcttCACCTCCTCACCCTCagcacggcactccctcctcaccgaaATCAACGCAGTGCGctcctccatcctcccctctccacacccaccccccgcaccctccccaccattcatcaTCCGCTGCCGGCCCCGAGGGACCCCAGCTCCGGCATTCCTTCCTGGGACCCCACCAACTCACCTTGGAGCCTGCTCCCCGTCTCGATGAAGTTCAGCCTCCCTGTAATCTCCGGCTCACTCCGTCCCCCGGGCAGCAGAGAGTTGCACCCAGATCCCAAACTGTTGCGACCACAGCAACCAATCCTGGACTGAACCGTGCAGAAATGAACGGAATCGCTGTCCGCCGCCCCCGGGACAGCAGGGAAGATGGAACAGGACGCTGGTGCGGGAGAGGTCCGGAGAGTGGAGTGGGTCCCGTCTGAGGCTGACAAACACGTCGTTATGATTTCGTCATATTCTTTAATATCTGGTGTCCGGTTTATCAGCTCAGTTCCTCAAACTGAACTCAGTTGCGGACGGCAAGGGATTGAAAACAAATCACAGCAGTTTCTGAATGAGAGAAAGTGTAAATCTCCCATCACATATTCCTGCGGTgaagcacagagtgaagctccccaccccgtcccatcacactctcctgtggtcagatacagagtgaagctccctccacaccgtcccatcacacactcccggggtcagacacagagtgaagctccctccgtaccgtcccatcacacacttctggggtcagacacagtgtgaagctccctccacaccgtcccatcacacaccccccgggtcagacacagagtgaagctcccccacaccatcccatcacacatttccggggtcagacacagagtgaagctccctccacactgtcccatcacacactccttggATCAGACACGGTATTAATTTCCCTGTTCACCATCACACCACTCATTCCCAGGGTCAAACATAGAGTGAAACCTCctccacagcgtcccatcacactctcccggagacagaaacagagtgaagctccctccacaccgtcccatcacacacatctgaggtcagacacaaagtgaagctccctccacactgtcccatcacacacatctggggtcagacacagagtgaagctccctccacactctcccagtgtaagacacagaatgaagctccctctgcactgtcccatcacacacatctggggtcagacacagagtgaaacctcctccacaccatcccatcacacactcccggggtcagacacacagtgaagctccctccaccctgtatatcacacactcccggggtcagacacacattAAAGCTCCCTTTGCcctctcccagggtcagaaactgagtgaaactccctctgcatgtctgatcacagactcccagggtcagacacagagtgaagctccctccacaccgtcccatcacacactcccggtgtggAGCTGGAAGATTAAGTCAGTAGGGTGGTGGGGGAGATTGGTGGTGTGGTAGATATTCACAGTCATCAGTCACGAGATGCTGCCTGTTTGGCTCAGCTGGGGTCCACCATTGCGAGTTGTGGTTGTGTGCAAGAACTTTGGTTGTTGGGAGAGAGGCCGATCCCTCTGGGAGCAGAGGGACTCCTGCTGTACTGCTGGGTCGGTGGCAAGAGGTGTCTGTGCAACTGTGAGGCGCAAAGGAGCAAAGACTGTGACACTCCCATCATGAACACTTGCTGAACTCCCTCCACTTCCCAGTTCCCTGGGTGAAGAAAAGACAGGCAATAACCTGGACATTTTATTTCAAAAGTCTGGGCAGCCCACAGTTGACGTTGATGATGAGATCTTCTCccagtctcaggacccacacaggAGATCATCACTATCTTTGcccctacccccccaccccatgcatCTCCCCTTTCCTGGGCTGTGGGCTTGTTTTCAAAGCAATTGTTTGTCTTTTTTGCCTGCAAAGCACTCCTGACGTCTGCTTTCATTTTAGTGGTACAGTGTTTGTGGCAAACAATATTCATAAGACAATGTTTATATTAGGATATAGGATAaagatgaaataaataaaatatatattcaaaaaattcaaagtacatttattatgaaaagatgtataaattatacaaccttgaaatttgcctACTTCCAGACAGCCGCAAAGCAAGGAACCCCAAAGAACCCTTTAAAATATAAAGACCAACCCCCTATGGACATAGAAGGaaggtgtggtggggggaggaaccTTGCAAACAATGGAAGTGAGCATTCCAAAACAGATTGAAACCTTGGATCTATGACGGGATCCTGagttacccctatgaactgtgctcgatcACCCCTATGAActctgcttttgaaaagagagagagagagctatttaacaccaacatcttgtttttaagagagagagagagacgaagactgctcacagtttgtttatactttcccaAGAACATCGCCTGCTTGTACgttcttacagacagagaagaGAGGAGCTGTTATTTGAGAGatagt is a genomic window of Mobula hypostoma chromosome 28, sMobHyp1.1, whole genome shotgun sequence containing:
- the LOC134338704 gene encoding C3a anaphylatoxin chemotactic receptor-like isoform X1 gives rise to the protein MDYSGDYYFYNTTSFENYSYENLPVDYRTHLPASSILSIFVYALTFLLGVPGNGAVIWVTGFKMKRSVNTVWFLNLAVADLTYCLTLPFQMAKVALENTWPRDNVLCKLLPSAIVLNMYASVFLLTLISIDRCLAVTRPIWSQTHRSLPWVRAACLGAWSLAFLMCLPTLLTRQMNIDSEFGLIFCTINYTGTYFGDRTREVVEVVEVTRALFAFIFPFLIMASCYLLIGRKLQRGKFAKSSKTRKPIRLIAFVVAAFFICWLPYHICGLAQAFFKHQVAFIWDTLSVGLASLNSALNPILYVFAGRDFRQVFRRSLSSSLRLAFAEEPTESACSTHIKTISRTVASV